In one Macaca fascicularis isolate 582-1 chromosome 6, T2T-MFA8v1.1 genomic region, the following are encoded:
- the LOC102120666 gene encoding ubiquitin-conjugating enzyme E2 N-like: MAGLPRRIMKETQCLLVEPVPGIKAEPDESNAHYFHVVIAGPQDSPSEGGTFKLELFLPEEYPMAAPKVRFMTKVYHPNVDKLGRICLDILKDKWSPALQIRTVLLSIQALLSAPNPDDPLANDEVEQWKTNEAQAIETARAWTRLYAMNNI; this comes from the coding sequence ATGGCCGGGCTGCCCCGCAGGATCATGAAGGAAACCCAGTGTTTGCTGGTAGAACCAGTTCCTGGCATCAAAGCAGAACCAGATGAGAGCAACGCCCATTATTTTCATGTGGTCATTGCTGGCCCTCAAGATTCCCCCTCTGAGGGAGGGACTTTTAAACTTGAACTATTCCTTCCTGAAGAATACCCAATGGCAGCCCCTAAAGTACGTTTCATGACCAAAGTTTATCATCCTAATGTAGACAAGTTGGGAAGAATATGTTTAGATATTTTGAAAGATAAGTGGTCCCCAGCACTGCAGATCCGCACAGTTCTGCTATCTATCCAGGCCTTGTTAAGTGCTCCCAATCCAGATGATCCATTAGCAAATGATGAAGTGGAGCAGTGGAAGACCAACGAAGCCCAAGCCATAGAAACAGCTAGAGCATGGACTAGGCTATATGCcatgaataatatttaa